The following proteins are encoded in a genomic region of Streptomyces collinus Tu 365:
- a CDS encoding NAD-dependent epimerase/dehydratase family protein, giving the protein MSDICVIGGTRFFGKLLVHKLLADGHRVTLVNRGQTPDPFGDTVRRLRADVDVPGALTAAVAGERFDAVIHQMCYTPGAAVEVCEAFGERAGKIVMTSTIEVYNKDTFRWRFPAPPFGARAREEELDPAEYDFDTTLPWDAPGYLDAHYGEGKRQAEAALTRHAKVPVLLARVAHVLAAEGDFTGRLRFHLDRVTAGQPVVAHPSPGRTSLVRAEEAAGFLAWAALSPATGAVNVASPDTADVYDVCAAVESATGLTAEVIEKEDPSGDPGLSPFSCPSDFAMASDKAASLGHPFTPIAQWLPAVARDALAGPAGLPHSQEQ; this is encoded by the coding sequence ATGTCTGACATCTGCGTCATCGGCGGCACCCGGTTCTTCGGGAAGCTGCTGGTGCACAAGCTGCTGGCGGACGGGCACCGGGTCACCCTCGTCAACCGCGGGCAGACCCCCGACCCGTTCGGCGACACGGTGCGGCGGCTGCGCGCCGACGTCGACGTCCCCGGCGCGCTGACCGCCGCCGTGGCGGGGGAACGGTTCGACGCCGTGATCCACCAGATGTGCTACACGCCGGGCGCGGCCGTCGAGGTGTGCGAGGCGTTCGGCGAGCGGGCCGGGAAGATCGTCATGACCAGCACCATCGAGGTGTACAACAAGGACACCTTCCGCTGGCGGTTCCCGGCCCCGCCGTTCGGTGCCCGGGCCCGGGAGGAGGAACTCGACCCGGCCGAGTACGACTTCGACACCACCCTGCCCTGGGACGCCCCCGGCTACCTGGACGCCCACTACGGCGAGGGCAAGCGCCAGGCCGAGGCCGCGCTGACGCGTCACGCGAAGGTGCCGGTGCTGCTGGCCCGGGTCGCCCATGTGCTCGCCGCCGAGGGCGACTTCACCGGCCGCCTCCGCTTCCACCTCGACCGCGTCACGGCCGGACAGCCCGTCGTCGCCCACCCGTCGCCCGGCCGGACGTCACTGGTACGGGCCGAGGAGGCCGCCGGCTTCCTCGCCTGGGCGGCCCTCTCCCCGGCCACCGGAGCGGTCAACGTCGCCTCCCCGGACACCGCGGACGTCTACGACGTCTGCGCCGCGGTGGAGAGCGCCACCGGACTCACGGCCGAGGTGATCGAGAAGGAGGACCCCTCCGGCGATCCCGGTCTGTCCCCGTTCTCCTGCCCGTCCGACTTCGCCATGGCGAGCGACAAGGCGGCGTCCCTCGGCCACCCCTTCACCCCGATCGCCCAGTGGCTCCCCGCCGTCGCCCGTGACGCCCTCGCCGGCCCGGCCGGCCTCCCCCACTCCCAGGAGCAGTGA
- a CDS encoding putative quinol monooxygenase has translation MFDLIVIVRVPESDEIPAVADALARMRPLCLAEDGCVAWEAYQSQDDPGRFVLVERWASRAHWEAHDSGDAIQKIYVPELLPRIEREVHPSSPVSSAQ, from the coding sequence ATGTTCGACCTCATCGTCATCGTCCGCGTACCCGAGTCCGACGAGATCCCTGCGGTGGCCGACGCCCTGGCCCGGATGCGGCCCCTGTGTCTCGCCGAGGACGGCTGCGTCGCCTGGGAGGCGTACCAGTCGCAGGACGACCCCGGCCGTTTCGTCCTCGTCGAGCGCTGGGCGAGCCGCGCCCACTGGGAGGCGCACGACTCCGGCGACGCCATCCAGAAGATCTACGTGCCCGAACTCCTGCCGCGCATCGAACGCGAGGTGCACCCGAGCAGTCCGGTGAGCAGCGCGCAGTAG
- a CDS encoding type I polyketide synthase, which produces MGSAGHGRRERRSRAIAVIGIGCRFPQADGPEAFWRLLRDGGDAVTGRRDGRGPERGGFLDRVDTFDPGFFGISRREADVMDPRQRLALELAWEALEHARTLPGDLSGSRTGVFLGAIGDDFATLLHGLGPDAVTGHTLTGTQRGVIANRISYALGLNGPSLVVDTGQSSSLTAVHLACASLRSGESDLALAGGVSLILAPESTLALERAGTLSADGRCWTFDARANGYVRGEGGGIVVLKPLDAAVRDGDRVLAVIRGSALNNDGATETLPTPGRASQERVILAACADAGVEPGEVRYVELHGSGTRAGDPVEAAALGAALGSARTGDEPLLVGSVKTNIGHLEGAAGIAGFVKTVLCVGERELVPSLNHSAPGERIPLDALRLRVNTETGPWPVPEGPLVAGVSSFGIGGTNCHVILADRQGAEPAGGDADRPALPPSRALPPAPAGGGGAGAPAWVLSARDEGALREQAARLRAHVEARPELDTASVARSLAVTRTTFEHRTVVVADDRDGFLDGLRMRAAGQPAAAVVAGRHDGPPVRPVFVFPGQGSQWAGMAAELIDTFPVFAGRIGACAEALGPYVDWSPLDVLRGVRGAPPLETDDVIQPVLWAVMVSLAALWRSAGVEPAAVVAHSQGEIAAATAVGALSLADGARLVALRGRTLHRIAGRGGMLSVELPAAQVRRDVAAVAAPLSVAAVNGPAQTVVAGPGFALDALAAHYGDRVRTRRLRVDYASHSADVEDLREDLLAAFAGITPRSVDVPFHSTVTAAPVDTAELDAGYWFRNMREPVRFGPAVERLLDAGHSTFLEISPHPVLTTGVRQAIDLRGGDGAALSTLRRGHGDRQRFLTSAAEAFVRGVAVDWAALLPGSAPLTDLPTYPFQRVSCRPARSPGVAGRVPDPTGVPAPAPAAGADGPWVPEPAAGADGPSVLSAVGADAPSVLSAVGADGPSVLELVRSLTAVVLGAATAADVPPGRSFRDLGLDSVMTLELRDRLSAATGLKLDSTVLYDHPSPAALAAAVDGLRTGAAAGDAPAAAPERADDDPVVVVGMACRFPGGVHSPEDLWHLVDTGTDAIGDFPDDRGWDLATLHHPDPERTGTSYVRQGGFVRDAADFDAEFFGISPREALAMDPQQRLLLEVAWEALERAGIDPTALKGSRTGVFAGAMHSGYGPAMEAAGHGVAGHLLTGTGTSVISGRIAYVLGLNGPALTVDTACSASLVALHQAVRAVRSGECSLALAGGVTVMATPGMFVELSRQRVLAADGRCKAFSARADGTGWGEGAGMLVVERLSDARRRGHPVLAVVAGSAVNSDGASNGLSAPSGVAQQRVIADALADAGLAPRQVDAVEAHGTGTALGDPIEANALLAAYGRDRDRPLWLGSLKSNIGHAQAAAGVGGVIKMVQALRHATLPATLHAEEPSPHVDWASGPLSLLDRARPWPDTGGPRRCGVSSFGISGTNAHVILAEPPAPAGPAEEPVRPPVVPLVLSARTPDALREQARRLAAAPLDPVAAAPALTARAALGERAVVIAGDRREAGHGLAALARGEETPHVVVGRAGEPGRTVLVFPGQGGQWRGMAAELAAESPVFAARLAECERALAPYVDWSLADVLAGAPLLDRVDVVQPALWAVMVSLAELWRSAGVVPDAVVGHSQGEIAAAVVAGALCLDDGARAIALRSALAVDLMGTGAMAVVPLPVERVRERLGALSVAAVSGPATTTVAGAADAIADLVDAYRAEGVNARVVPAAFASHSPAVEPIRERILDGLAPLAPRTGEIPLMSSVTADWQDGGALDASYWYRNLRHTVRFQEAVEALIASGHTTFVEAGPHPVLTGSIGQILEKAGTGGIVTGSLRRDDGGLRRFLTSAAEAHVRGLPLAWERLTGTAAGHVELPTYPFQRRRHWLTGASGPSATAALGQAPAGHPLLGAAVELGDGETVFTGRLTTRSHPWLADHTLSGTIVLPPTLFLETALHAGAHAGTPRIEELTVSPLVELPEDGAVDLRVRVSGEDGDGRRACRVSGRATGGEWAEYATGTLGPAPATAPARATVDRPPADATPVPPARLYEDLALRGHEHGPVFQGLRTAARRDGERFAEAVLPEPEAAQAGAYHLHPALLDASLHGLVADAAAREGRCVQPLRWRGVSLSGTGGRTSLRMHATPAAAGGLRLTLADGSGEPAGLVESLELCPVAAARPADPAAVARGSLFALDWEPLSEPTAVPPTGPVPVPWDAFAPDALAAEPAEHAVVACPAGERGTDPATAARGAVRRTRELLGRWLAEDRLAGSRLVLVTRGAVAVRPGETVRDLAQAAVWGLVRTAQVEHPGRFFLVDLAPDAAEVPAAALVPDENQVAVRDGAVLVPRFAPAAGDPALPLPGDAPDWRLDIPERGTLTSLELRPCPEAAAAPGPGQVRLAVRAAGLNFHDVLGALDMHPGDPGPLGLEGAGVVTATGPGVTGLAPGDRVMGLFSGAFGTVAHADHRTLVKIPEGWSYTRAAAVPVAHMTAVHALAELGGVRPGDPVLIHAGAGGVGMAAVQLARHLGAEVHATASAAKWPALRALGVADDHLASSREPGFGERFGAGGRRMAVVLNSLTGELVDESLRLLRPGGLLVELGRTDPRDPAEVAAAHPGARYRASNLLRLPPEHLGRLLNRVVELFAEGAFTWPAVTDLDVRRAPEAFGLLRRGAHVGKVVLTVPPVLDPDGTVLITGGTGAVGRAVARHLVTAHGARRLLLAGRRGGDAPGAAELASALEALGAEVRFAAVDVADRDAVAGMIEAVPGRHPLTAVVHAAGVVDDAPVTSLTPAQIDRVMRVKADGAWHLHELTAGHPLTAFVLVSSIMGTLGGAGQGGYTAANAFLDALARHRRARGLPALALTWGLWDDPDGMIGSLTAADRARFARAGLVAMAPEYGLALLEAALPSPHAVLAPARLDHEALRALGQDLPPVLRAVVAAAGAGRPGGLPGHRRQRPLREELTALAAAERAALLAEVIRGHMAAVLGSRPEAIPDDRSFGELGFDSLTSVEFRNRLNTATGLTLPLTLLYEAPTLPGLVALLDGELVPDGETPDGETPDGGTPADGTPAAPEDTSGDPGADVAALVDAATAEELLDFIDRELSGS; this is translated from the coding sequence ATGGGAAGTGCTGGTCACGGCAGGCGTGAGCGCCGCTCACGCGCGATCGCGGTCATAGGGATCGGCTGCCGGTTCCCGCAGGCCGACGGGCCGGAGGCGTTCTGGCGGCTGCTGCGCGACGGCGGTGACGCCGTCACCGGCCGGCGGGACGGCCGGGGCCCGGAGCGCGGCGGGTTCCTCGACCGGGTCGACACGTTCGATCCCGGGTTCTTCGGCATCTCGCGGCGCGAGGCCGACGTCATGGACCCGCGGCAGCGGCTGGCCCTCGAACTCGCGTGGGAGGCCCTGGAGCACGCCAGGACCCTGCCGGGCGACCTCAGCGGCAGCCGCACCGGCGTGTTCCTCGGGGCGATCGGCGACGACTTCGCGACCCTGCTGCACGGCCTGGGCCCCGACGCGGTGACCGGGCACACGCTGACCGGAACGCAGCGGGGAGTGATCGCCAACCGGATCTCCTACGCGCTGGGCCTGAACGGTCCGAGTCTGGTGGTGGACACCGGGCAGTCCTCGTCGCTGACCGCCGTGCACCTGGCGTGCGCGAGCCTGCGAAGCGGCGAGTCCGACCTGGCCCTGGCCGGTGGGGTGAGCCTGATCCTCGCACCGGAGAGCACCCTGGCCCTGGAGCGGGCGGGGACGCTGTCGGCGGACGGGCGCTGCTGGACCTTCGACGCCCGCGCGAACGGCTACGTCCGGGGGGAGGGCGGCGGGATCGTCGTCCTCAAACCGCTCGACGCCGCCGTCCGGGACGGCGACCGCGTCCTCGCCGTGATCCGTGGCAGCGCCCTCAACAACGACGGGGCGACCGAGACGCTCCCGACGCCCGGCCGTGCGTCGCAGGAGCGGGTGATCCTCGCCGCCTGTGCCGACGCGGGCGTCGAGCCGGGCGAGGTCCGCTACGTCGAGCTGCACGGGTCGGGGACGCGGGCCGGCGACCCGGTCGAGGCAGCCGCGCTCGGCGCGGCCCTGGGTTCGGCCCGCACCGGCGACGAGCCGCTGCTGGTCGGGTCGGTGAAGACGAACATCGGCCATCTGGAGGGCGCGGCCGGGATCGCCGGGTTCGTCAAGACCGTCCTGTGCGTCGGCGAGCGTGAACTCGTGCCCAGCCTCAACCACAGCGCACCGGGTGAGCGGATCCCGCTCGACGCGCTGCGGCTGCGGGTGAACACGGAGACCGGGCCGTGGCCGGTGCCGGAGGGGCCGCTGGTCGCGGGCGTCAGCTCGTTCGGGATCGGGGGCACCAACTGCCACGTGATCCTCGCGGACCGGCAGGGCGCGGAGCCCGCCGGCGGCGACGCCGACCGCCCCGCCCTCCCCCCGTCCCGGGCCCTCCCCCCGGCCCCGGCCGGAGGCGGCGGTGCCGGGGCGCCGGCCTGGGTCCTGTCGGCACGCGACGAAGGCGCGCTGCGCGAGCAGGCCGCCCGGCTGCGCGCGCATGTGGAGGCGCGGCCGGAGCTGGACACGGCCTCGGTGGCCAGGTCGCTGGCCGTCACCCGCACCACGTTCGAGCACCGCACGGTCGTCGTCGCGGACGACCGGGACGGCTTCCTCGACGGCCTCCGGATGCGGGCGGCCGGACAGCCGGCGGCGGCCGTGGTGGCGGGCCGGCACGACGGACCGCCGGTCCGGCCGGTCTTCGTGTTCCCGGGCCAGGGCTCGCAGTGGGCCGGCATGGCGGCGGAGCTGATCGACACCTTCCCCGTCTTCGCCGGGCGGATCGGCGCGTGCGCCGAGGCGCTCGGCCCGTACGTGGACTGGTCGCCGCTCGACGTCCTGCGCGGCGTCCGGGGCGCGCCGCCGCTGGAGACCGACGACGTGATCCAGCCCGTCCTGTGGGCGGTGATGGTGTCGCTGGCCGCGCTGTGGCGCTCGGCGGGGGTGGAGCCCGCCGCCGTGGTGGCCCACTCGCAGGGCGAGATCGCCGCCGCCACCGCCGTGGGCGCCCTGTCCCTCGCGGACGGCGCGCGGCTCGTGGCCCTGCGCGGCCGCACGCTGCACCGGATCGCGGGCCGCGGCGGGATGCTGTCGGTCGAGCTGCCGGCCGCACAGGTGCGGCGGGACGTCGCGGCGGTCGCGGCCCCGCTGTCGGTCGCGGCGGTCAACGGCCCCGCGCAGACGGTCGTCGCCGGCCCGGGCTTCGCGCTGGACGCGCTGGCCGCGCACTACGGGGACCGGGTGCGGACCCGGCGGCTGCGCGTCGACTACGCCTCGCACAGCGCGGACGTCGAAGATCTGCGCGAGGACCTGCTCGCCGCCTTCGCCGGGATCACCCCGCGCTCCGTCGACGTGCCGTTCCACTCGACCGTCACCGCCGCGCCCGTCGACACCGCCGAGCTGGACGCCGGCTACTGGTTCCGCAACATGCGCGAGCCGGTGCGGTTCGGCCCGGCCGTCGAGCGGCTGCTGGACGCGGGCCACTCGACGTTCCTGGAGATCAGCCCGCACCCGGTGCTGACGACGGGCGTGCGGCAGGCGATCGACCTGCGCGGCGGGGACGGCGCGGCGCTCTCCACCCTGCGGCGCGGTCACGGCGACCGGCAGCGGTTCCTGACGTCGGCCGCCGAGGCCTTCGTGCGCGGCGTCGCGGTGGACTGGGCCGCGCTGCTGCCCGGCTCCGCGCCGCTGACCGACCTGCCGACCTACCCGTTCCAGCGCGTCTCCTGCCGGCCGGCCCGAAGCCCCGGTGTCGCGGGGCGGGTGCCCGACCCGACCGGCGTCCCGGCCCCGGCACCGGCCGCGGGTGCCGACGGCCCGTGGGTGCCGGAGCCGGCCGCGGGTGCCGACGGCCCGTCCGTGCTGTCGGCCGTCGGTGCCGACGCCCCCTCGGTGCTGTCGGCCGTGGGTGCCGACGGCCCGTCGGTGCTGGAGCTGGTCCGGAGTCTGACGGCGGTCGTGCTGGGCGCCGCGACGGCCGCCGACGTCCCGCCCGGCCGGTCGTTCCGGGATCTGGGCCTGGACTCGGTCATGACGCTCGAACTGCGCGACCGGCTGTCGGCGGCGACCGGGCTGAAGCTGGACAGCACCGTCCTGTACGACCACCCGAGCCCGGCCGCCCTGGCCGCCGCCGTCGACGGGCTGAGGACGGGCGCGGCCGCCGGTGACGCCCCGGCGGCCGCGCCGGAGCGCGCCGACGACGACCCCGTGGTCGTCGTGGGCATGGCCTGCCGGTTCCCCGGCGGGGTGCACTCGCCGGAGGACCTGTGGCACCTGGTCGACACCGGGACCGATGCCATCGGCGACTTCCCCGACGACCGCGGCTGGGACCTGGCGACGCTCCACCACCCGGACCCGGAGCGGACCGGCACCTCCTACGTCCGCCAGGGCGGCTTCGTCCGGGACGCGGCGGACTTCGACGCGGAGTTCTTCGGGATCAGCCCGCGCGAGGCCCTCGCCATGGACCCGCAGCAGCGGCTCCTCCTGGAGGTCGCGTGGGAGGCGCTGGAGCGCGCCGGGATCGACCCGACGGCGCTGAAGGGCAGCCGGACCGGTGTGTTCGCCGGGGCGATGCACTCCGGCTACGGGCCGGCCATGGAGGCGGCCGGTCACGGCGTCGCGGGACACCTGCTGACCGGCACCGGCACCAGCGTGATCTCCGGGCGGATCGCCTACGTCCTCGGCCTGAACGGGCCCGCGCTGACCGTGGACACCGCCTGCTCGGCGTCGCTGGTCGCGCTGCACCAGGCGGTGCGGGCGGTGCGCTCCGGGGAGTGCTCGCTCGCGCTGGCCGGCGGGGTCACCGTCATGGCGACCCCCGGCATGTTCGTGGAACTGTCCCGCCAGCGGGTGCTGGCCGCCGACGGCCGCTGCAAGGCCTTCTCCGCCCGGGCGGACGGCACCGGCTGGGGCGAGGGCGCGGGCATGCTCGTCGTCGAGCGGCTCTCGGACGCCCGCCGCCGGGGCCATCCCGTGCTGGCGGTCGTCGCCGGCAGCGCCGTGAACTCCGACGGCGCCTCCAACGGGCTGTCCGCGCCGAGCGGGGTCGCCCAGCAGCGTGTCATCGCGGACGCGCTCGCCGACGCCGGGCTCGCTCCGCGGCAGGTCGACGCGGTGGAGGCGCACGGGACCGGCACCGCACTCGGTGACCCGATCGAGGCCAACGCCCTGCTGGCCGCCTACGGGCGGGACCGGGACCGGCCGCTGTGGCTGGGGTCCCTCAAGTCCAACATCGGCCACGCGCAGGCGGCGGCGGGCGTCGGCGGCGTCATCAAGATGGTCCAGGCCCTCCGGCACGCGACCCTGCCCGCCACGCTGCACGCCGAGGAACCGTCCCCGCACGTGGACTGGGCGTCCGGGCCGCTGTCCCTGCTCGACCGGGCCCGGCCCTGGCCGGACACCGGCGGCCCCCGGCGCTGCGGCGTCTCCTCGTTCGGCATCAGCGGCACCAACGCGCACGTGATCCTGGCGGAGCCGCCGGCCCCGGCCGGACCCGCCGAGGAGCCGGTACGGCCGCCCGTGGTGCCGCTCGTCCTGTCCGCGCGGACCCCGGACGCGCTGCGGGAGCAGGCCCGGCGGCTGGCCGCCGCACCGCTCGACCCGGTCGCCGCCGCACCGGCCCTGACCGCCAGGGCGGCTCTCGGCGAGCGCGCCGTGGTGATCGCCGGTGACCGGCGGGAGGCCGGCCACGGCCTGGCGGCGCTGGCCCGCGGCGAGGAGACACCCCACGTGGTCGTCGGCCGCGCGGGCGAGCCCGGCCGGACCGTTCTGGTCTTCCCCGGCCAGGGCGGCCAGTGGCGGGGCATGGCGGCGGAACTCGCCGCCGAGAGCCCCGTCTTCGCCGCCCGCCTCGCCGAGTGCGAGCGCGCGCTCGCGCCCTACGTCGACTGGTCGTTGGCCGACGTCCTGGCCGGGGCGCCGCTGCTCGACCGGGTCGACGTCGTACAGCCCGCGCTGTGGGCCGTGATGGTGTCGCTGGCCGAGCTGTGGCGGTCGGCCGGGGTCGTCCCGGACGCCGTGGTCGGCCACTCCCAGGGGGAGATCGCCGCCGCCGTCGTGGCCGGAGCGCTCTGCCTGGACGACGGCGCCCGCGCCATCGCCCTGCGCAGCGCCCTGGCCGTCGACCTGATGGGCACGGGCGCGATGGCGGTGGTCCCGCTGCCCGTGGAGCGGGTACGGGAACGGCTCGGCGCGCTCAGCGTCGCCGCGGTCAGCGGACCGGCCACCACCACCGTCGCCGGAGCCGCGGACGCGATCGCCGACCTGGTCGACGCCTACCGGGCCGAGGGCGTCAACGCCCGCGTCGTCCCCGCGGCCTTCGCCTCGCACAGCCCGGCGGTCGAGCCGATCCGCGAGCGGATCCTGGACGGACTGGCGCCGCTGGCGCCGCGCACCGGCGAGATCCCGCTGATGTCCTCGGTCACCGCCGACTGGCAGGACGGCGGCGCGCTCGACGCGTCCTACTGGTACCGGAACCTGCGGCACACCGTGCGCTTCCAGGAGGCGGTCGAGGCGCTCATCGCCTCCGGCCACACGACGTTCGTCGAGGCGGGCCCGCACCCGGTGCTGACCGGCAGCATCGGCCAGATCCTGGAGAAGGCCGGGACCGGCGGGATCGTCACCGGCTCGCTGCGCCGTGACGACGGCGGCCTGCGGCGGTTCCTCACCTCCGCCGCCGAGGCCCACGTCCGGGGGCTGCCCCTGGCGTGGGAACGGCTCACCGGAACGGCCGCCGGCCACGTCGAGCTGCCCACCTACCCCTTCCAGCGGCGCCGCCACTGGCTCACCGGCGCCTCCGGGCCGTCCGCCACGGCCGCACTGGGCCAGGCCCCGGCCGGTCATCCCCTGCTCGGCGCGGCCGTCGAACTCGGGGACGGCGAGACGGTGTTCACCGGGCGGCTGACCACCCGCTCCCACCCCTGGCTGGCCGACCACACCCTGTCCGGCACGATCGTCCTGCCGCCCACCCTGTTCCTGGAGACGGCCCTGCACGCGGGTGCGCACGCCGGCACCCCGCGGATCGAGGAGCTGACGGTCTCCCCGCTCGTGGAACTCCCGGAGGACGGCGCCGTCGACCTGCGCGTCCGGGTGTCGGGCGAGGACGGCGACGGACGGCGGGCCTGCCGGGTGTCCGGCCGGGCGACCGGCGGGGAGTGGGCCGAGTACGCCACCGGCACCCTCGGGCCCGCCCCGGCCACGGCACCCGCCCGGGCCACCGTGGACCGGCCGCCGGCCGACGCGACACCGGTGCCGCCGGCCCGCCTGTACGAGGACCTGGCCCTGCGGGGCCACGAGCACGGGCCGGTGTTCCAGGGACTGCGGACCGCCGCGCGCCGCGACGGCGAACGGTTCGCCGAGGCCGTCCTGCCCGAGCCCGAGGCCGCGCAGGCCGGGGCCTACCACCTGCACCCCGCCCTGCTCGACGCGTCCCTGCACGGCCTGGTCGCCGACGCCGCGGCCCGCGAGGGCCGGTGTGTGCAGCCGCTGCGCTGGCGCGGGGTGTCCCTGTCCGGTACGGGCGGCCGCACGTCCCTGCGCATGCACGCGACGCCGGCGGCGGCCGGAGGACTCCGCCTGACCCTGGCCGACGGCTCGGGAGAGCCGGCCGGTCTGGTCGAGTCGCTGGAGCTGTGCCCGGTCGCGGCGGCCCGCCCGGCCGATCCCGCGGCCGTGGCGCGCGGCTCGCTGTTCGCGCTGGACTGGGAACCGCTGTCCGAGCCCACGGCCGTCCCGCCGACCGGACCGGTGCCCGTCCCGTGGGACGCCTTCGCCCCGGACGCCCTGGCCGCCGAGCCGGCCGAGCACGCCGTCGTGGCCTGCCCGGCCGGTGAGCGCGGGACCGACCCGGCGACGGCGGCACGCGGCGCGGTCCGCCGAACGCGGGAGCTGCTCGGCCGGTGGCTCGCCGAGGACCGGCTCGCCGGGTCCCGGCTGGTGCTGGTGACCCGCGGGGCGGTCGCCGTCCGGCCCGGCGAGACCGTCCGTGACCTCGCGCAGGCGGCGGTCTGGGGTCTGGTGCGGACGGCGCAGGTCGAGCACCCCGGCCGGTTCTTCCTGGTGGACCTCGCCCCCGACGCCGCCGAGGTGCCGGCCGCCGCACTCGTGCCGGACGAGAACCAGGTGGCGGTCCGGGACGGCGCCGTCCTGGTGCCCCGGTTCGCGCCCGCCGCCGGTGACCCCGCGCTCCCGCTCCCCGGCGACGCGCCCGACTGGCGCCTCGACATACCCGAACGCGGCACCCTCACCTCCCTGGAGCTGCGGCCCTGCCCCGAGGCCGCCGCCGCCCCCGGCCCCGGCCAGGTCCGGCTCGCGGTGCGCGCCGCCGGGCTCAACTTCCACGACGTCCTCGGCGCGCTCGACATGCACCCCGGCGACCCGGGTCCGCTCGGGCTGGAGGGCGCCGGCGTGGTCACCGCGACCGGGCCCGGTGTCACCGGCCTGGCCCCCGGCGACCGGGTGATGGGCCTGTTCTCCGGCGCGTTCGGCACGGTCGCCCACGCCGACCACCGCACCCTCGTCAAGATCCCGGAGGGCTGGTCCTACACCCGGGCCGCCGCGGTACCGGTCGCCCACATGACCGCCGTGCACGCGCTGGCCGAACTGGGCGGCGTACGGCCGGGCGACCCCGTGCTGATCCACGCCGGGGCGGGCGGCGTCGGCATGGCCGCCGTCCAGCTGGCCCGCCACCTGGGCGCGGAGGTCCACGCGACCGCGTCCGCCGCCAAGTGGCCGGCGCTGCGCGCCCTCGGCGTGGCCGACGACCACCTGGCCTCGTCCCGTGAGCCCGGGTTCGGCGAGCGCTTCGGCGCGGGCGGCCGGCGCATGGCGGTCGTCCTGAACTCGCTGACCGGCGAACTGGTCGACGAGTCGCTGCGGCTGCTGCGTCCCGGCGGGCTCCTGGTCGAACTGGGCCGGACCGATCCGCGCGACCCGGCCGAGGTGGCCGCCGCGCACCCCGGAGCGCGCTACCGGGCCTCCAACCTCCTGCGGTTGCCGCCCGAGCACCTCGGCCGCCTGCTGAACCGGGTGGTCGAGCTGTTCGCCGAGGGCGCGTTCACCTGGCCCGCCGTCACCGACCTGGACGTGCGGCGCGCACCCGAGGCCTTCGGGCTGCTGCGCCGGGGCGCCCACGTCGGCAAGGTGGTGCTCACCGTCCCGCCGGTCCTCGACCCCGACGGCACCGTCCTGATCACCGGCGGGACCGGCGCCGTCGGCCGGGCCGTCGCACGGCACCTGGTCACCGCACACGGCGCACGGCGGCTCCTGCTGGCCGGACGCCGCGGCGGTGACGCGCCCGGAGCGGCGGAGCTGGCGTCCGCGCTGGAGGCGCTCGGCGCCGAGGTGCGGTTCGCGGCCGTGGACGTGGCCGACCGGGACGCCGTCGCCGGGATGATCGAAGCGGTACCCGGCCGGCACCCGCTGACCGCCGTGGTCCACGCCGCGGGCGTGGTGGACGACGCTCCGGTCACCTCGCTCACTCCCGCGCAGATCGACCGGGTGATGCGCGTCAAGGCCGACGGCGCCTGGCATCTGCACGAGCTGACCGCGGGTCACCCGCTCACCGCGTTCGTCCTGGTCTCCTCGATCATGGGGACGCTCGGCGGCGCCGGACAGGGCGGCTACACCGCCGCCAACGCGTTCCTGGACGCGCTCGCCCGGCACCGCCGCGCGCGGGGGCTGCCCGCCCTCGCGCTGACCTGGGGCCTGTGGGACGACCCGGACGGCATGATCGGCTCGCTCACCGCCGCCGACCGTGCCCGCTTCGCCCGGGCCGGACTGGTGGCGATGGCTCCCGAGTACGGCCTGGCCCTGCTGGAGGCGGCCCTGCCGTCACCGCACGCCGTCCTGGCGCCCGCCCGGCTCGACCACGAGGCCCTGCGCGCCCTCGGACAGGACCTCCCGCCGGTCCTGCGCGCGGTGGTGGCGGCCGCCGGAGCGGGCCGGCCGGGCGGTCTCCCCGGACACCGGCGGCAGCGGCCGCTGCGTGAGGAGCTGACCGCCCTGGCCGCGGCGGAACGCGCCGCGCTCCTCGCCGAGGTGATCCGCGGTCACATGGCCGCCGTCCTGGGCTCCCGGCCCGAGGCGATCCCCGACGACAGGTCGTTCGGCGAGCTCGGGTTCGACTCGCTCACCTCGGTGGAGTTCCGCAACCGCCTCAACACGGCGACGGGCCTCACCCTCCCCCTCACCCTGCTGTACGAGGCGCCCACGCTGCCCGGACTCGTCGCCCTCCTGGACGGCGAACTCGTACCGGACGGGGAGACACCGGACGGGGAGACACCGGACGGGGGGACACCGGCCGACGGGACACCGGCCGCACCGGAGGACACCTCCGGGGACCCCGGAGCGGACGTGGCGGCGCTCGTCGACGCCGCGACCGCCGAGGAACTGCTCGACTTCATCGACCGCGAGCTCTCCGGCTCCTGA